Proteins from a single region of Chromobacterium sp. ATCC 53434:
- a CDS encoding PilN family type IVB pilus formation outer membrane protein: MKKIVAAVCGVSVLSACGTPGMLQKTDDRVSAAQTVLRSAQENLSYRQPQLMEHDSGAWFAQRSVVMDEIDSLPARFGQPAGFSSGRALPLSLIAEQVSKEQGVTIRLARDIFGISPSKQQGAGGNASPGGMPMPPTGMPPLPGGMGGAMPGMNSPLASAAMETEPRTQINYSGTLRGLLDAVANRTGTNWSYRNGVVEFSRLMTRTFQIKTMPGVSSYTAKVGKSSQSTSGGSGGGSGGGSSGGATLSFGSDSSVSMTSELRYWDKLADTVNSMLSPLGKAMPSEMTSSITVTDSADVVDRVRRYIDGENAVLGRQVNLSVQVFSIKLNENSASGVDWSLVYRSASSGWGSTFTMPAGAGDGAGVFGITMNSGQFSGSKILLQALSQQGRVSTVVNTNVVTLNNQPAPVAVTNNQGYLASITSTAGTNGSAPSTGLTPGLITTGFVMNLMPTLLDNRSVMLQVQIDLSELIDITKVTSGDNTIQTPNTSSVQTMQRASLKSGQTLILSGFRRAKSNTARKGVVAYEGGTKSSSQDDEEIIVVISPQLTEGV, from the coding sequence ATGAAGAAGATCGTAGCCGCGGTGTGCGGCGTCTCGGTGCTGTCCGCTTGCGGCACGCCCGGCATGTTGCAGAAGACCGACGACAGGGTGTCGGCGGCGCAGACCGTGCTGCGCAGCGCGCAGGAGAATCTGTCTTATCGCCAGCCGCAACTGATGGAGCACGACAGCGGCGCCTGGTTCGCCCAGCGCTCGGTGGTGATGGACGAGATCGACTCGCTGCCGGCGCGCTTTGGTCAGCCGGCCGGCTTCTCCTCGGGCCGGGCCTTGCCGTTGTCGCTGATCGCCGAGCAGGTTTCCAAGGAGCAGGGCGTCACCATTCGCCTGGCGCGCGATATCTTCGGCATCAGCCCGTCCAAGCAACAGGGCGCCGGCGGCAACGCCAGCCCGGGCGGCATGCCGATGCCGCCGACGGGCATGCCGCCGCTGCCTGGCGGCATGGGCGGCGCGATGCCGGGCATGAACTCGCCGCTGGCCTCGGCGGCGATGGAGACCGAGCCTCGCACCCAGATCAACTACTCCGGCACGCTGCGCGGCCTGTTGGACGCGGTGGCCAACCGCACCGGCACCAACTGGAGCTATCGCAACGGCGTGGTGGAGTTTTCGCGGCTGATGACGCGCACCTTTCAGATCAAGACCATGCCGGGCGTGTCCAGCTACACGGCCAAGGTGGGCAAAAGCTCGCAGAGCACCTCGGGCGGCAGCGGCGGAGGCAGCGGCGGCGGTTCGAGCGGCGGCGCCACGCTCAGCTTCGGTTCCGATTCCTCGGTCAGCATGACCTCGGAGCTGCGTTACTGGGACAAGCTGGCCGATACCGTCAACAGCATGCTGTCGCCGCTGGGCAAGGCGATGCCGTCGGAAATGACCAGCTCGATCACCGTGACCGACTCCGCCGACGTGGTGGACCGGGTGCGGCGCTACATCGACGGCGAAAACGCGGTATTGGGCCGCCAAGTCAATCTGTCGGTGCAGGTGTTCTCGATCAAGCTGAATGAAAACAGTGCTTCCGGCGTCGACTGGAGCCTGGTCTATCGTTCCGCGTCCAGCGGCTGGGGCAGCACCTTCACGATGCCGGCCGGCGCGGGGGACGGCGCCGGCGTGTTCGGTATCACGATGAATTCCGGCCAGTTCAGCGGCAGCAAGATCCTGTTGCAGGCTTTGAGCCAGCAAGGGCGGGTCAGCACCGTGGTGAACACCAATGTGGTGACGCTGAACAATCAGCCGGCGCCGGTGGCGGTGACCAATAACCAGGGTTATCTGGCCAGCATCACGTCGACGGCCGGCACCAACGGCTCGGCGCCGAGCACCGGCCTGACGCCGGGCCTGATCACCACCGGCTTCGTGATGAATCTGATGCCGACGCTGCTGGACAACCGCAGCGTGATGCTGCAGGTGCAGATCGACTTGTCGGAGCTGATAGACATCACCAAGGTCACCTCCGGCGACAACACCATCCAGACGCCGAACACCTCGTCGGTGCAGACCATGCAGCGCGCCTCGCTGAAATCCGGACAGACGCTGATTCTCAGCGGCTTCCGCCGCGCCAAGAGCAATACCGCGCGCAAGGGGGTGGTGGCTTACGAGGGCGGCACCAAGTCGTCGTCGCAGGACGACGAGGAAATCATCGTGGTGATCTCGCCGCAACTGACCGAGGGAGTGTGA
- a CDS encoding toxin co-regulated pilus biosynthesis Q family protein translates to MAAALLACALHAQAGFLYLDNPAAQDAAAGGAGGGGADGRQIEFGQSRAPLRLTPGQGRISAALRDYAKANGWELAWELERDFPIDYPATFNGTFLEVMEQVAKSLQNSDTPVRIKVYDANKVIRVINATR, encoded by the coding sequence ATGGCGGCAGCCTTGCTGGCGTGCGCGCTGCACGCCCAGGCCGGTTTCCTCTACCTGGACAACCCGGCCGCGCAGGATGCCGCCGCTGGCGGAGCGGGCGGCGGCGGAGCCGACGGCCGGCAGATCGAATTCGGCCAGTCCCGGGCGCCGCTGCGGCTGACGCCCGGACAGGGGCGAATCTCCGCCGCCTTGCGCGACTACGCCAAGGCCAACGGCTGGGAGCTGGCCTGGGAGCTGGAGCGGGACTTTCCCATCGATTATCCGGCGACGTTCAACGGCACTTTTCTGGAGGTGATGGAGCAAGTGGCCAAATCGCTGCAGAACTCCGACACCCCGGTTCGCATCAAGGTGTACGACGCCAACAAGGTCATTCGCGTGATCAACGCGACGCGCTAA
- a CDS encoding type IV pilus twitching motility protein PilT gives MSARDDDFDAGSKVSRGDLESLLNRFADASDIFLKQDTYPVAKVFGRNRLVMNRRLQQNEMRQLLTAAYKDNVNGYDMVMGKARSLDFVYEGLDGQRFRVAVARDMQSETAGPSATFRRIKPEPWTLAEADAPEDLVYVSRTQRSGLILVTGPTGSGKSATLSSLLRDHVERPDSSCILRTIEDPVEFVYGRVAAPTAVIDQMQVGSSVESFSDGIRAHLRMAPTHMLVGEVRDAETAQAAIWAAQSGHLVYATMHPNTIPELFDYWSKFFPQAMRAVMIYNLATTLKYVVCQHLVPTVDGKRVAVRECLDFTRLGSAGSVAQEIASNSERVFQLMREKVNLYGRPMRQSALELIERGRVRQEDVITYLMTG, from the coding sequence ATGTCCGCGCGCGACGATGATTTCGACGCCGGCTCCAAAGTCAGCCGCGGCGATCTGGAAAGCCTGTTGAACCGCTTTGCGGACGCCAGCGACATTTTCCTGAAACAGGACACCTATCCGGTGGCCAAGGTCTTCGGCCGCAACCGGCTGGTGATGAACCGGCGGCTGCAGCAGAACGAGATGCGCCAGCTGCTGACCGCGGCGTATAAGGACAACGTCAACGGCTACGACATGGTGATGGGCAAGGCCCGCTCGCTGGACTTCGTCTACGAGGGCCTGGACGGCCAGCGCTTCCGGGTCGCGGTGGCGCGGGACATGCAGAGCGAGACCGCCGGGCCGTCGGCCACCTTCCGCCGCATCAAGCCGGAGCCGTGGACGCTGGCCGAGGCCGACGCGCCGGAGGATCTGGTCTACGTCAGCCGCACCCAGCGGTCCGGCCTGATCCTGGTGACCGGTCCAACCGGCTCCGGCAAGTCGGCCACCTTGTCCTCGCTGTTGCGCGACCATGTCGAGCGGCCGGACTCGTCCTGCATCCTGCGCACCATCGAGGATCCGGTGGAGTTCGTCTACGGCAGGGTGGCGGCGCCGACCGCGGTCATCGACCAGATGCAGGTGGGCAGCTCGGTCGAGAGCTTCTCCGATGGCATCCGCGCCCATCTGCGGATGGCGCCGACCCATATGCTGGTCGGCGAGGTCCGCGACGCCGAGACGGCGCAGGCGGCGATCTGGGCGGCGCAGTCCGGCCACCTGGTGTACGCCACCATGCACCCGAACACCATTCCGGAGCTGTTCGACTACTGGTCCAAGTTTTTCCCGCAGGCGATGCGGGCGGTGATGATCTACAACCTCGCCACCACGCTGAAATACGTGGTGTGCCAGCATCTGGTGCCGACGGTGGACGGCAAGCGCGTCGCGGTGCGGGAGTGCCTGGACTTCACCCGCTTGGGCAGCGCCGGCTCGGTGGCGCAGGAGATCGCCTCCAACTCGGAGCGGGTGTTCCAGCTGATGCGGGAAAAGGTGAACCTGTATGGCCGGCCGATGCGGCAGAGCGCGCTGGAGCTGATCGAGCGGGGGCGGGTGCGGCAGGAAGACGTGATTACCTATCTGATGACCGGATGA
- a CDS encoding type IV secretory system conjugative DNA transfer family protein — MRRLWWWVLSLGLAGGAAAAAPIPGEDGAALWDALNWQPKSYLSEQAALKVKAVFNAGLSYGAQLGQARECERLNAMLQAQDATLSQVFDFSRLLLPDSLLPPVLSSSRNTVRLESPTSMVSVEASYRVREDARFVTAPPSWWDYMQQPVPEVREPDAALKPLTPEEKAAWDDGVRQGWVAGVQAAKVAYGSKLAQLKESFNGMLLYKMLWLKKMVDPPKVVRQELRVVDADGGIDVKVVRKVVSQPVVFVKDLPRWKAIDELGAAEFFDGGK, encoded by the coding sequence ATGAGGCGCTTGTGGTGGTGGGTGTTGTCGCTAGGCCTGGCCGGCGGCGCGGCGGCGGCGGCGCCGATTCCGGGCGAGGACGGCGCCGCGCTGTGGGATGCCCTGAACTGGCAGCCTAAGAGCTATCTGTCCGAGCAGGCGGCGTTGAAGGTCAAGGCGGTGTTCAACGCCGGCCTGTCCTATGGCGCCCAGCTGGGCCAGGCGCGCGAGTGCGAGCGGCTGAACGCGATGCTGCAGGCGCAGGACGCCACCTTGTCGCAGGTGTTCGACTTTTCGCGGCTGCTGCTGCCAGATTCGCTGCTGCCGCCGGTGCTCAGCTCGTCCCGCAACACGGTCAGGCTGGAAAGCCCGACCAGCATGGTGTCGGTCGAGGCCTCGTACCGGGTGCGCGAGGACGCGCGCTTCGTCACCGCGCCGCCCAGCTGGTGGGATTACATGCAGCAGCCGGTGCCCGAGGTGCGCGAGCCGGACGCCGCGCTGAAGCCGCTGACGCCGGAGGAGAAGGCGGCCTGGGACGACGGCGTGCGCCAGGGCTGGGTCGCCGGCGTGCAGGCGGCCAAGGTGGCTTACGGCAGCAAGCTGGCGCAGCTGAAGGAAAGCTTCAACGGCATGCTGCTCTACAAGATGCTGTGGCTGAAGAAAATGGTGGACCCGCCCAAGGTGGTGAGGCAGGAGCTGCGGGTGGTGGACGCCGACGGCGGCATCGACGTCAAGGTGGTGCGCAAGGTGGTGTCGCAGCCGGTGGTGTTCGTCAAGGATCTGCCGCGCTGGAAGGCGATAGACGAGCTGGGCGCCGCCGAGTTTTTCGATGGAGGCAAATGA
- a CDS encoding DotD/TraH family lipoprotein (Members of this family include DotD of type IVB secretion systems and TraH of plasmid conjugative plasmid systems, both lipoproteins.) → MSLVMAGAVLALAGCAVPAARDPAASPELAMLAKAAEDAARSQQLLARMTVVNSGDKAMQELKASLAATPSNDLNRLYSTEYVGVPHGIVKNIADAIGWRFEERGSADVDSIVRIKSVSQPAIAVLRSIGDQFPYVLAVDEKSRTIVLDYTRAIGDARDPKTAFQASASKPLIQKYAMNGGLFADRKLAVRVAGDYKSKGFESQVRPVGRKFQIEVGPFVDDGAGERRVRETLGLHQRVE, encoded by the coding sequence ATGTCCTTAGTGATGGCCGGCGCCGTGCTGGCGCTGGCCGGCTGCGCCGTGCCGGCAGCCAGGGATCCGGCGGCCAGTCCCGAACTGGCGATGCTGGCTAAGGCCGCCGAGGACGCGGCCCGCAGCCAGCAGCTGCTGGCGCGGATGACGGTGGTCAACAGCGGCGACAAGGCGATGCAGGAGCTGAAGGCCAGCCTGGCCGCCACGCCCAGCAACGACCTGAACCGGCTGTATTCCACCGAATACGTCGGCGTGCCGCACGGCATCGTCAAGAACATCGCCGACGCCATAGGCTGGCGTTTCGAAGAGCGCGGCTCGGCCGACGTCGACAGCATCGTGCGGATCAAGAGCGTGTCGCAGCCGGCGATCGCGGTCTTGCGCTCCATCGGCGACCAGTTCCCCTATGTGCTGGCGGTGGACGAGAAGTCGCGGACCATCGTGCTGGACTACACGCGTGCCATCGGCGACGCGCGCGATCCCAAGACCGCGTTCCAGGCCTCGGCGTCCAAGCCGCTGATCCAGAAATACGCGATGAATGGCGGCCTGTTCGCCGATCGCAAGCTGGCGGTGCGGGTGGCCGGCGATTACAAGAGCAAGGGCTTCGAGTCCCAAGTCCGGCCGGTGGGCCGCAAATTCCAGATCGAGGTCGGTCCCTTCGTCGACGACGGCGCCGGCGAGCGCCGGGTGCGCGAGACGCTGGGACTGCACCAGCGGGTGGAGTGA